Below is a window of Buchnera aphidicola (Pemphigus populi) DNA.
ACTAAAAATTTTTTTCTAAAACTTAACAAAAAAATAAAACAACCAATACGGGTTATTATAGATAGTAAAAACCAAGTGCAACCATTTCATAAATGCATCACCAGTATGGGAGAAATTTGGTTAGCTAGACTAAAAAAAGATAGAAAAATTTGGCCTGATAATGTATCACAACTAGTAATGCCTAAATATAATAATCAAATCAATTTAATGAAGTTGTTTTCATATTTAGGAAAACATAATATTAATAATGTATGGATAGAATCTGGAGCTTCTCTATCTGGATCATTAATTAAATTAAATATAATAGATGAATTAATTATTTACATGGCACCTAAATTATTAGGTAATCATGCAAAACCATTATGTCTATTAGAGAATTATTTAGATTTAAAAAAAGTACCAAAATTTATTTTTAAAGATGTGACTAAAATAGGCCCTGATATACGTTTTATTTTAAAAATGCAAAAAAAATAATAAAAACAAAAATTGAATTTCATCAATAATATAAATTCCATTAGGGAATGAATATGAAACCAAATTCTCGTAGAAAAGCTCGTGAATGTATCATACAAGCACTGTATTCTTGGCAAATATCTAAAAATAATATTCGCTATATTGTCTCTCAATTTTTAGAAGAAAAAAATATTAAAGAAATAGATATCAATTATTTTCATGAATTAATTATGGGTATTGTAAATCACTGCCAAGTGATAGATGAATTAATAAGACCTTATTTGTCTCGCACATTAGAAGAAGTAGGACAAATAGAAAAAGCTATTCTAAGATTATCTTTTTACGAATTATTAAAAAGATCAGATATTCCTTATAAAGTTTCTATTAATGAAAGTATAGAATTAGCTAAATCTTTCGGAGCTGAAGATAGTCATAAATTTATTAATGGTGTGCTCGATAAAGCAGCATGGAAATTAAGAATTAACAAAAATAAATAGATTTCATTAAAAAAATAATTTTTTAAAAAAAATAAATATGAAAATAAAATATTTACATATTTTTTATTGTATTAAGTAAAAATATTATTTTTATACCTTATATCTAACTAATTATTTCTCTTAACTTTTCTTTTTACCTGAAAAAATAAATTAATTAATAAAATTATATTTTATATCAATTAAAATATAATAAGAAAAATTATCCTATTAATTTTACATATAAATTTTACTAATTTAATAAAAAACTAATAAAATATTGTTTTTTGAATTCAATCAATATAAATCAATCTGAATATTTAAAAATAATTATTCTTACTCAAATTTTTTCGTAATGATATAATTTTAATTTATTTTAAACTTTTAATTCGTAAATAGTATACTAATTGAATCATAAAAAACATTGATAATTTTTTATAAAAAAATTTACTAATGCAAAATTATAGCATTAACTTTATTACTAATAATTATAATACTTATATGAAATATATTGCAAAAATAAAAAATAATTTTATATAAAAACATACTTATCTCTAATTTAACCATATTTTCATTAAAAAAATAAAAAACATGTAAAAATAAAAAATAATCTAAAAACTATATTTAATTAAATTAATAATTAAGAGACATCAGTGTTTAAAATAGAATGCTATTCCCACTAATTTAATTAATTTTTATTAATATCATTATCCTTTAAGATAATACTATATCATCATAAAAAATTCTAAATTTTTTCTATTATAAAGAAATAAATCAAAATATTAATAATAATGACTAACATCAAATATGGAAAATAGAAACTTTAAAAAAATATATTAATAACTTAAAAAATTGTGATATATATATACTAATATATCATCATACTATATAATAATTATAATTATTGATATTGTTTTTAATATTGAGTATTTATTTATGATCTAATAATATTTTATTAAATAAATTTTATTTTAAACTTTAATTAAAAAAATTAATATTATTTTTTACTATTATTTACGCGTTACTATTACCGTCAACAGTACTATTTATAATTCTAAATTCTATAAAAAATATCATGTGCTTACTTTAAATAGAACTAATCCTCTTTACATTTTCCCTATTTTCAATAGTAATATTTTTTTCTGTACTAAAAATATTCAATTATCAATTAAAAACAAATTTTATCTAATACTAAATATGTAATATTTTACATGATAAAATTTAAATAAGATAAATTTTTATTTTTTAATATATTAAAAAATAAAGAAAAAATATTTTTTATATATAACATTATTATAATAGTAGTAAAATACCTATAAATCGAAGAAAACAGTCGTATACTACATACTATTTAAAAAAATTAATAAGATTTACTAATAAATTGCAAAAAATTTTAAGAGAAAAAATTATTAATATATCAAATATGTATTAAATATAGAATTAATAAATTACCAAATTTTTATAACAAATATTTATCATTCATAATTATAAAATTATTCATTCTATCAATAACTCCGTATTAAAATATACCATTATTTTCATAATAAAAATATTTTTAATAAAAAAATATGAATATTTATTTTAGTTAATAAATATTCATATTTTTATCTAAAATCAATGAAATAAAAAATATAGCATATTTATTTAAAAAATTTTTTTAATTTTCCCTAAAAAACTGTATTTTCTATTTTTAAAAAATTATTTATTTTTATCGTGATCAATATATTTCTAATATTTATTAATCTATCTTATTAAGATGTTTAATAAGTTGAACAAAAAATGAAATAATATTAAAAATATTCTATTTTTTAATTAACCTTAATTCTTTATTCTACAGCTAACTAAAAACCATAATATAGAAATTATTAATCCACATATTAATAAACCTAATACATTAAATACGCTAAATATCCATCCACCTAATATTCCTCCAAAAGATATACCTAAAAATTGTGCCGTGGAATACGTACCCATAGCTGTACCTTTGTATTTAAAAGAAGATTTTTTACCTACTAAAGATGGAATTAAAGATTCTAAAATATTAAACGCTATGAAAAATATTTGAATACCAAATAAGAAAATATAAAATGAAGAAATAAAGTGATAACAAATAAGCTCTGATAAAATAAGTAAAATATTTGATATTAATAATATTGGTATCGTCCATGATTTTATTATAGAACTTAAAAAAAATACCATAACAAACAGAAAAGAAATAAACATAATAATCAAATATAATTTCCAATAATTTTCTAAAGTAAATTTTAAAAATTCTAATTGTATAGGTAACAAAATAAAATTAAACATCAGCAATATATGCAATATGAAAATACCAAAATACAATTTCATTAAATCATGATTGTTTATTATACTAATAATACTATCTTTAAAACTATGTATGTTAAAATCATTAGATAATATACGAATATTCGGAATAAAAAAATAAGTTATTAAAATAGCTAAAAAAGATAAAAAACAAGTAATCCAAAATAAAGCATTAAAGTTAAATATACTAATAATCATCGGTCCAACAATAATTGACAGTGCAAATGTTAATCCATAAGTAATACCAATTAAAGCCATTACTTTTGTAAGATGTAATTCTTCAACTAAATCAGATACAAAAGCCATACAAGTAGCAGAAATAGCACCTGATCCTTGTAATGCTCTACCTACTATTAAACCCCATATAGAATGAGTAATAGCAGAAACTAAACTTCCTAAAGAAAATAATATTAATCCAAATAAAATAACTGATTTTCTGCCAATTTTATCTGAAAAAAAACCAAATGGAATCTGAAATAATAACTGTGTGATTCCATAAACACCAATGGCTAAACCCACTAAAAATTTATTTCCATGTTCTAAAAATAAACCATAAGTACTAAGAACAGGAAGGATCATGAACACACCTAAAACACGTAAACTTAAAACAATACATAATCCAATTACAGCTTGTAATTCTTTTTTTTTCATTTTATAATTTTTACATTTCTATTAATTAATATCTATAATATAACATGATACATACACATAAAAAAAAAATAAACACCATAGTAATAATAATGAAAAATATAAAACATGGAATAAATATATAGGTGAACAAATTGCAAAAAAAAAATTTATTAAAATGAGCCCCCAACATTGGGAAATTATATATATTGTACGAAAATTCTATGTAAAATTTAAGATAACACCATCAATGAGAATGTTATTAGCCTATATAGAAAAAAAAAATAAAAAAAAAATAAATAGTCAATATTTATTTATACTTTTTTCTGATAACGCTATCGTTAAAATTAGTGCTATTGCTGGTGTTCCCAAACCAAAATCATGTTTATAAAACCATTATATCTTTTAAAGAAAGTCTATACTTTTATATAGAAAAATTTATTAACTAAAATTATTTAAAAAATATACGTTAGTAAAAATAAAAAACTATTTATATATTAAGGAATAAAATCTATAGATATCATAATACTTGTTATAAAAATTAAAATAATAGAAAAATAAAATAATTCACGAGCCCAAATAAAATCATTTGTAATATACAAACCTTTTATTCCTAAATACAACCAAGCCAATCCTAATAACAGTAAACATAAAAAATATTTATAACCAGTATAACCCATGATGGTTAACATTAATGAAAGAACAATAAAACATAAAATATATAAAATAATGTAGTATTTAGCTACTAAGATACCTCGAGATATAGGTAGTACAGGTATATTTTCTTTTTTATAATCATTAAAATAGCAAATAGCGATAGCATAAGAATGAGGAATTTGCCAAAAAATAAACATTAAAAATAAAATAAAGGCACAAATATCAAAATTATTAACAACAGAACAAT
It encodes the following:
- the nusB gene encoding transcription antitermination factor NusB, whose protein sequence is MKPNSRRKARECIIQALYSWQISKNNIRYIVSQFLEEKNIKEIDINYFHELIMGIVNHCQVIDELIRPYLSRTLEEVGQIEKAILRLSFYELLKRSDIPYKVSINESIELAKSFGAEDSHKFINGVLDKAAWKLRINKNK
- a CDS encoding MFS transporter, with amino-acid sequence MKKKELQAVIGLCIVLSLRVLGVFMILPVLSTYGLFLEHGNKFLVGLAIGVYGITQLLFQIPFGFFSDKIGRKSVILFGLILFSLGSLVSAITHSIWGLIVGRALQGSGAISATCMAFVSDLVEELHLTKVMALIGITYGLTFALSIIVGPMIISIFNFNALFWITCFLSFLAILITYFFIPNIRILSNDFNIHSFKDSIISIINNHDLMKLYFGIFILHILLMFNFILLPIQLEFLKFTLENYWKLYLIIMFISFLFVMVFFLSSIIKSWTIPILLISNILLILSELICYHFISSFYIFLFGIQIFFIAFNILESLIPSLVGKKSSFKYKGTAMGTYSTAQFLGISFGGILGGWIFSVFNVLGLLICGLIISILWFLVSCRIKN